A region of the Cyanobium usitatum str. Tous genome:
CCAGGGCGTGGTCTCAACTCTGCTGCGACTCTGCTGCTGGGTGCCGTCAACTGGCACACGAGTGGGTTGCAGGTGGGGGTCAGGGATCGCTGCCGCCGCCATCCCCGTAGCTGCGCTGCACTTCCCTCCATCGTTCCCAGCCTTCTTCAGTCCAGCAGCGGCGCCATGCCTCCAGTTCAGTGGCGTCATCAAGCGTGGCACCGGGCTCGTAACCAATGCACTCCCTCACTCCGAGGTAGGCGCGCTTCATGTTTTCGGTATTGCAGCTTTGAACGGTGAACAGGGCTCCGACCAAAGCTGCAGCGACTAGCCAGCCCCGTTTCCTATCGGGGTTCATTGATTCCAGCTGGTTTCCAGGTGCTTCCGCTTGGCCTCGCTCATTCGGTATTCCTTGGCCTCTGCCAGCAGGGTCAGCCGCAATTCTGAGTCAATCCCTAGGTTGTTCCTCAGCTGATCCAGCTCTTGCCTGATCTCGTCGATGGACACCCGAAAGAACTCCTTGCGCTCGTTCTCCAAGTTCAGCCGGCGTTGGTTGAAGTGTTTGTGCAGTGCGTTCTCAAGGCTGGGCGCATCGCTGGTGCGAATCATGGCGTGAACATCGAAGGGGAATGGCACGGAGGCATCGCCCAGTTCTTTAACCCGATCCATCGGCTCCAGTCTTCTGGTCATGCCGATCTTGTAGATGTTTTCCCCGAAGCTGCCAACGTTGCTGATGATGTAAACGTGGCCGGTTTTGGTGAGCATCGCCTGGCTGATCGCTCGCTTCTTCTCCTCGATCTCAGCGATGCGCTGCTGTAGCTCCTCGATCTTGGAGTTGAGCTTGGCCTTGTCCTTTTCGCTGGCAATCAAGACCTCCTGCTCGGCCTTCTGAAGCAGCTCCTGGTACTTGGACTCCTCTTTGTCGGCCTGCTGCTGTGCCTTCTCAGCTTCTCTTGCAGCCTTCTCCTCGTCCCTCATCTGCTCACGGACCTTCGCCTGCTCCTCCTTCTCCCGTTGCTTGGCCTCCTCCCATTCGTAGACCAGCTGCAGCTCCTGAACACGCAGGTCCAAGTAGCGAGGGTTTAGCTCGCAGAAATCGTATTTCTGGGTGATTGCGTTGATCGCATCAAACGCAGACCGGATGCGCTTCTCCATGGCTTCGGCGTTCCGGTAGCTGACACGGGCAATGAAGGAGTCACTCTCACCGTTAAAAGCTCGCAGGATCAGCTTGATGGTCTTCTTCTGGGCTGCTCGCCCTTGGGTTGCTGAGCCGTTAAAGGACAGGGATTGGGTAGCAAAAGCGGCGGCTCTCCTGTTGTCACCAGTTCCGTCCTCACGGAGCATGGCTTTCTGCTTCTCCCTGATCCGCTGTAGTTCAGCCTCGTAGCTGGGCAGGTCTTCAAAGTCGTAGCGCGGCTCGTAATAGCCGATCTCAACAAGGAAGGCTGCATCGTTTGCCAGCGCCAGCTCCTCATGGATACGGGTAAGGCCACGCTTGGCAGATTCGATCTCAGCCTCGATGCGACCGTGCTGGACCATCAATTCGCTGAGCCGCTCCTTTGCCCGGTCAACCTCCTGATCGACGTCAACGATGGGCTTGTAGCGCTGCTCTAATAGCTCAAGCTCACGCTGGAGCTTGGCCTGGGCACGTTTCGAGGAACGGAGCTGGCTAATGCTCCAGACGATGGCAGCTATAGCCAGCAGAAGCAGCAGGACCATGGTTGGTGGTGGTGTTGATCTACAAGTAGGCCAGCCCTTGCCTTAGAGATTTCTGGGGCCTGAAATCCTTTACGAGGCTTGGCTCAGTGGAGAGGGGTCAGGCCT
Encoded here:
- a CDS encoding DUF4041 domain-containing protein produces the protein MVLLLLLAIAAIVWSISQLRSSKRAQAKLQRELELLEQRYKPIVDVDQEVDRAKERLSELMVQHGRIEAEIESAKRGLTRIHEELALANDAAFLVEIGYYEPRYDFEDLPSYEAELQRIREKQKAMLREDGTGDNRRAAAFATQSLSFNGSATQGRAAQKKTIKLILRAFNGESDSFIARVSYRNAEAMEKRIRSAFDAINAITQKYDFCELNPRYLDLRVQELQLVYEWEEAKQREKEEQAKVREQMRDEEKAAREAEKAQQQADKEESKYQELLQKAEQEVLIASEKDKAKLNSKIEELQQRIAEIEEKKRAISQAMLTKTGHVYIISNVGSFGENIYKIGMTRRLEPMDRVKELGDASVPFPFDVHAMIRTSDAPSLENALHKHFNQRRLNLENERKEFFRVSIDEIRQELDQLRNNLGIDSELRLTLLAEAKEYRMSEAKRKHLETSWNQ